Part of the Methylomonas sp. AM2-LC genome, ATGTTCATTAATTGCATCAAACTCTAAAGGAAATACAGCATATACCCTAAGTAAATCAAAATCACAGCCAAAAACTCAACCTGAATGGGTAGAAAATTCGCTGGTTTTATTAGAATATTGTGTTTAGACGGGCAAACAACGCTGATTATAGTGCTGCATTCGGTATAATAGGTCTATTTAGATTTTTGAAAGGAAACGCGGCTTGTGAAAGCACAGCACAAAAAAGTCACTGTTTTAGCGCCAGCCCGGTTGCATATGGGCTTTATCGATTTAAGCGGGGCGCTGGGTCGAGATTTTGGTAGCATCGGCATTGGTCTGAACGAAATCAATACCCGCTTGAGCATCACTGCGGCAGAATCGTTAACCGTTACCGGCCAAGTGACAAAACGGGCAGAAAAATGCGCGCGGCAATTATGTCAGGCATTACAGGTTGCAGAGCAGGTGCATATTGATATTTTGAGTGCCATCCCAGAACATATAGGCTTGGGTTCGGGTACGCAACTGGCATTAGCCATTGGCATGGGCCTTAATCATTACTATCAATTAGGTCTGCAAGTACGCGATATAGCGTGTCTTACCGACCGCGGTACCCGTTCTGGTATCGGCATAGGTGTGTTTGAAAAAGGTGGTTTAATTGTCGATGGAGGCCGTGGTCCTTTAACATCCACCCCGCCGCTATTGGTACAAATGCCGGTACCTGAAGACTGGCGTTTTATTCTGGTGTTTGATCAGCGCGGGCAAGGCTTGCACGGTGAACAGGAAATTAATGCCTTTAAACAATTACCCGCCTTTCCACGCAGCGCTTCAGAACGCTTATGTTATCTATTGTTGATGCAAGCTTTGCCCGCATTAGCAGAACAGGATTTAGCCAAATTTGGTGAAGTGATTAGCTTATTGCAGACCGCCGTGGGTGAACACTTTGCGCCTGTGCAGGGCGGTATCTTTACCAGCCCGGAAGTGGCAGCAGCCATGGCTTGGTTACAAGCGCAAGGGGCGATGGCTATTGGTCAAACCTCTTGGGGGCCAACCGGCTTTTGTGCTGTGCACGGTGCAGAGCGTGCTGAAGCCTTATTGGCACAACTCAGTGCCGATTTTGCTGCCACGCAATTGACGTTTATGGTGGTTACTGCACGTAATCAAAGCGCCGAAATCCTTATTCAATAAGGTGATCATTACGGTCTGTGTTTAACTGATTATCGACCCAGCTAACCGACAGTTTGTCACCTTGTTGCAGATTTTTTAGCCGAAAACTAAAAAATGGATTTTTCGCCATACTGCCCCCCATATCCACCTCTAATACAGGTTCGGCATTAACCATGACCGTTAGTTCGGTAATAAAGTGAGCGGGAATCAAGTCATTAGTCAGCGGATCCCGATTACGACCATTTTCCATGGGGTGCATAATCAGCAAGCGTAATTCTGTGTCACTGCCTTGCGTTTCGGTTCTAATTTTAATACTCGTCATCTGTAACCCGTATCTATTGCAACGAAATTCGCCCTGGCAACTTTCATTGATGCCATTGATTTTACATCGTCATACAGGCGGCCATTAAAATGCCGGTGCTTAAGGAAAAGCTGGATAATACCCAGGCCGGACCTAGTTCATCATCAGCAATGCGTCGGCATAAATCCGCAAATAACAATCGCAAACCCCAAAATACCAACACTTGCATAAACAAGGCAAAGCCAGACCAGACCAACATGTCGAGTAGAGAAATACTGTTGGCAATTACGCCCGCCAAGGCCACGGCAAAGCCTAATACCGCACCGCTAAAAGCAATGGCGGGTGCGGTTTTGCCCTGTTTAATGAGTTCAAATTCCGCATAAGGCGTAATCCACACATAACAACAGGCAAACAGGCCGGTGAGTACAATCGCCGCTACAAAGTGCAGAAAAAACCCGTTGGCACCCGCCAATAGTTCTGCCAGATCAGTTACTTCCATCAGTTATCCTCAACAAAATAATGGGGAATAAAGCGGCTGTTATTGCCGGTAATTTCGCTGGTATCTTCGCGGATACCGATGCCAGCTGCCTGATTGGCGATAACCCAGCTGCCGATGACCGGGTAATGGCCAGCAAAGGCAGTCAAGGGGGTATATTGCTGATAAATATAACCTTCCGCACCATACGACCCTGTGGTTTCCACCACACTGGCACCACGGCGAATTTCGATATTGGCACCTTCTCGCGAGTACAAAGGTTTACGCACATAAGCCCCCAGTAATGGCTGATCGCCAAAACTGGCGGCTAACAGATTGGGGTGATCCGGGAATAGCTCCCATAACATTGGCAAAATACC contains:
- a CDS encoding beta-ribofuranosylaminobenzene 5'-phosphate synthase family protein, whose product is MKAQHKKVTVLAPARLHMGFIDLSGALGRDFGSIGIGLNEINTRLSITAAESLTVTGQVTKRAEKCARQLCQALQVAEQVHIDILSAIPEHIGLGSGTQLALAIGMGLNHYYQLGLQVRDIACLTDRGTRSGIGIGVFEKGGLIVDGGRGPLTSTPPLLVQMPVPEDWRFILVFDQRGQGLHGEQEINAFKQLPAFPRSASERLCYLLLMQALPALAEQDLAKFGEVISLLQTAVGEHFAPVQGGIFTSPEVAAAMAWLQAQGAMAIGQTSWGPTGFCAVHGAERAEALLAQLSADFAATQLTFMVVTARNQSAEILIQ
- the soxZ gene encoding thiosulfate oxidation carrier complex protein SoxZ — translated: MTSIKIRTETQGSDTELRLLIMHPMENGRNRDPLTNDLIPAHFITELTVMVNAEPVLEVDMGGSMAKNPFFSFRLKNLQQGDKLSVSWVDNQLNTDRNDHLIE
- a CDS encoding DUF350 domain-containing protein, which codes for MEVTDLAELLAGANGFFLHFVAAIVLTGLFACCYVWITPYAEFELIKQGKTAPAIAFSGAVLGFAVALAGVIANSISLLDMLVWSGFALFMQVLVFWGLRLLFADLCRRIADDELGPAWVLSSFSLSTGILMAACMTM